The following are encoded together in the Streptomyces flavofungini genome:
- a CDS encoding carbohydrate-binding protein, with product MTPGNNGEHTPRAPEGDDDPFGYLYADGQAAGATPPSGGGYGYPGPRSSYNHVRAVGERQYGQQAQGQQPAYGQAPAYGQQPAYGQQPGQAPQQAYGQPNAHYAAPEAQAGVTAPMRQAGGPGAPGSHAPAGGGGRGRGPNTKGLLIGAIAVVAVVAIGIGAAMVFGGGDDDGGSDDAKKPGSKVSQSETEAPSPSASKEDKDDVELPKSDAKALKLEGGTTTASDIEGAQSAGGVYVAGLNKPGAQVTWTVDGIPKSGPYTVFVGYSVPGKAAETTLGINGTASGRKLNMDNFTGAKEGAWDKGWTKTFAFVQLNKGTNTVTVSCQAGDKCDAVLDRVWLKAGHVKE from the coding sequence CGATGACGACCCGTTCGGCTACCTGTACGCAGACGGCCAGGCGGCCGGTGCGACACCGCCCTCGGGCGGCGGGTACGGCTACCCGGGGCCGCGGTCCTCGTACAACCACGTACGCGCGGTCGGAGAGCGCCAGTACGGGCAGCAGGCCCAGGGCCAGCAGCCCGCCTACGGCCAGGCCCCGGCGTACGGCCAGCAGCCCGCGTACGGTCAGCAGCCCGGGCAGGCTCCGCAGCAGGCCTACGGGCAGCCCAACGCCCACTACGCGGCGCCCGAGGCGCAGGCCGGCGTCACCGCGCCCATGCGGCAGGCCGGCGGGCCCGGGGCGCCCGGCTCGCACGCCCCCGCCGGTGGCGGGGGGCGTGGGCGCGGGCCCAACACCAAGGGGCTGCTGATCGGCGCGATCGCCGTCGTCGCCGTCGTGGCGATCGGCATCGGCGCCGCGATGGTCTTCGGCGGGGGTGACGACGACGGCGGTAGCGACGACGCGAAGAAGCCGGGGTCGAAGGTCAGCCAGTCCGAGACCGAGGCGCCGAGCCCCTCCGCGTCCAAGGAGGACAAGGACGACGTCGAGCTGCCCAAGTCCGACGCCAAGGCCCTGAAGTTGGAGGGCGGCACGACCACCGCGTCCGACATCGAGGGCGCGCAGTCCGCGGGCGGCGTGTACGTCGCCGGGCTCAACAAGCCCGGCGCGCAGGTCACGTGGACCGTCGACGGGATTCCCAAGAGCGGGCCCTACACCGTCTTCGTGGGGTACTCCGTGCCCGGCAAGGCCGCCGAGACCACCCTCGGGATCAACGGGACGGCCTCCGGGCGGAAGCTCAACATGGACAACTTCACCGGGGCGAAGGAAGGGGCCTGGGACAAGGGGTGGACGAAGACGTTCGCCTTCGTCCAGCTCAACAAGGGCACCAACACGGTGACCGTGTCCTGCCAGGCGGGGGACAAGTGTGACGCCGTGCTGGACCGGGTGTGGTTGAAGGCGGGGCACGTCAAGGAGTAA
- a CDS encoding class II fructose-bisphosphate aldolase: MPLSTTGELVAHAVADGRGVAAFNVITLEHAEAIALGAERAGTAAILQLSENAIKFRGGDLSAIAAATAEVAHASSAPLSLHLDHVTDTALLRAAHAGGFSSVMFDASKLSHAANVEATADAARWAHEHGIWIEAELGEVGGKDGAAPLDAHSPGARTDPTEAAAYVTATGVDALAVAVGSSHAMTQRTAVLDHALIRSLRDAVPVPLVLHGSSGVPDTEIRAALASGMTKINVGTALNAAFTGEVRGHLAADPDVVDPRKYLTPAREAMAGVVESFLRLV; the protein is encoded by the coding sequence ATGCCGCTCAGCACCACCGGCGAACTCGTCGCCCACGCCGTCGCGGACGGCCGGGGCGTCGCCGCCTTCAACGTCATCACCCTCGAACACGCGGAAGCCATCGCGCTCGGCGCGGAGCGTGCGGGCACCGCGGCGATCCTGCAGCTGTCCGAGAACGCGATCAAGTTCCGCGGCGGCGACCTGTCCGCCATCGCCGCCGCGACCGCCGAGGTCGCCCACGCCTCCTCGGCACCGCTCTCCCTCCACCTGGACCACGTCACCGACACCGCCCTGCTGCGCGCCGCCCACGCCGGGGGCTTCAGCTCGGTGATGTTCGACGCCTCGAAGCTGAGCCACGCCGCCAACGTCGAGGCGACCGCCGACGCCGCCCGCTGGGCGCACGAACACGGCATCTGGATCGAGGCGGAACTCGGCGAGGTCGGCGGCAAGGACGGCGCGGCCCCCCTGGACGCCCACTCCCCCGGCGCCCGCACGGACCCCACCGAAGCGGCCGCCTACGTCACCGCCACCGGCGTCGACGCCCTCGCCGTGGCCGTCGGCTCCAGCCACGCCATGACGCAGCGCACCGCGGTCCTGGACCACGCCCTCATCCGCTCCCTGCGGGACGCCGTCCCCGTCCCCCTGGTCCTGCACGGATCGAGCGGCGTACCCGACACGGAGATCCGCGCCGCCCTCGCGTCGGGCATGACGAAGATCAATGTGGGGACCGCCCTGAACGCGGCGTTCACCGGCGAGGTACGCGGCCATCTGGCGGCGGACCCGGACGTGGTCGACCCCCGGAAGTACCTGACCCCGGCCCGCGAGGCGATGGCCGGGGTGGTGGAGTCCTTCTTGCGGCTTGTCTGA
- a CDS encoding 1-phosphofructokinase family hexose kinase, with protein MIVTVTLNAALDITYQVPSLTPHTSHRVTDVTERAGGKGLNVARVLAALGHDVTVTGFAGGDTGRTLRDHLARVPGVRDGLRPVAGATRRTLAVVDARTGDTTQLNEPGPTVTPTEWAGFLTSYEELLTGDDVSAVALCGSLPPGVPVGAYALLIRAARAASVPVLLDTSGEPLRRGVAARPDIVKPNADELAELTGAHEPSQATRDARRRGAHAVVASLGPEGLLALTPEGTWRAKPPGPVRGNPTGAGDSAVAGLLSGLVRHLPWPDRLARAVALSAATVAAPVAGEFDATVYEDVLAKVAVTGKPPAG; from the coding sequence GTGATCGTCACGGTCACGCTGAACGCCGCCCTGGACATCACGTACCAAGTGCCCTCCCTCACCCCGCACACCTCGCACCGCGTCACCGACGTCACCGAACGCGCGGGCGGCAAGGGCCTGAACGTCGCCCGCGTCCTCGCCGCCCTCGGCCACGACGTGACGGTGACCGGCTTCGCGGGCGGCGACACCGGCCGCACCCTGCGCGACCACCTCGCCCGCGTCCCCGGCGTCCGCGACGGCCTGCGCCCCGTCGCCGGCGCCACCCGCCGCACCCTGGCCGTCGTCGACGCCCGCACCGGCGACACCACACAGCTCAACGAGCCGGGCCCGACCGTGACGCCCACCGAGTGGGCCGGATTCCTCACCTCCTACGAGGAGTTGCTGACCGGCGACGACGTGAGCGCCGTGGCCCTCTGCGGCAGCCTCCCGCCCGGCGTCCCGGTGGGCGCGTACGCCCTCCTCATACGCGCCGCGCGCGCCGCCTCCGTCCCCGTACTCCTCGACACCAGCGGCGAACCACTGCGCCGCGGCGTCGCCGCCCGCCCCGACATCGTCAAGCCCAACGCCGACGAACTCGCCGAACTCACCGGCGCCCACGAGCCGTCCCAGGCCACCCGCGACGCCCGCCGCCGCGGCGCCCACGCCGTCGTCGCCTCCCTCGGCCCCGAAGGCCTCCTCGCCCTCACCCCCGAGGGCACCTGGCGCGCCAAGCCCCCCGGCCCGGTCCGCGGCAACCCCACCGGCGCGGGCGACTCGGCCGTCGCGGGCCTGCTCTCCGGCCTCGTCCGGCACCTGCCGTGGCCGGACCGCCTGGCCCGCGCGGTGGCCCTGTCGGCGGCCACGGTCGCGGCGCCCGTGGCCGGCGAGTTCGACGCGACGGTGTACGAGGACGTGCTGGCGAAGGTCGCGGTGACGGGCAAGCCACCGGCGGGCTGA
- the nagA gene encoding N-acetylglucosamine-6-phosphate deacetylase: MATSKVLAGAQVVLPTGIVPGGRVLVSDDGRITGSPPANAETIDLTGHWLVPGFVDIHNHGGGGASFTSGTAEDILHGVHTHRLHGTTTTVASTVTGEMDVLAQRAGLLSELAEQGDIAGVHFEGPFISPCRKGAHSEALLRDPDPADVRKLIDAARGQARMVTLATELPGGLDSVRLLAEHGVIAAIGHTDATYEQTKAAIDAGATVATHLYNAMPGLGHRAPGPIAALLEDERITVELINDGTHLHPASFELAFHHAGADRVALITDAMDAAGFGDGTYHLGPLEVEVKDGVARLAEGGSIAGSTLTLDRAFKRSVTVDGLPVEDVVAAISANPAKLLGMYDRIGSLEPGKDADIVVLDAEFDLKGVLRKGEWVIEP, from the coding sequence ATGGCCACTAGCAAGGTGCTCGCCGGTGCCCAGGTGGTACTGCCCACCGGGATCGTCCCGGGCGGCCGCGTGCTCGTGTCGGACGACGGCCGCATCACGGGGAGCCCGCCCGCGAACGCCGAGACGATCGACCTGACCGGCCACTGGCTGGTCCCCGGCTTCGTCGACATCCACAACCACGGCGGCGGCGGCGCGTCCTTCACCAGCGGCACCGCCGAGGACATCCTGCACGGCGTCCACACCCACCGCCTGCACGGGACCACCACCACCGTGGCCTCGACGGTCACCGGCGAGATGGACGTCCTGGCGCAGCGCGCGGGCCTGCTCTCCGAACTGGCCGAGCAGGGCGACATCGCGGGCGTCCACTTCGAGGGCCCGTTCATCTCGCCGTGCCGCAAGGGCGCCCACAGCGAGGCCCTGCTGCGCGACCCGGACCCGGCGGATGTCCGCAAGCTCATCGACGCGGCCCGCGGCCAGGCCCGCATGGTCACCCTCGCCACCGAGCTGCCGGGCGGCCTCGACTCCGTACGCCTGCTCGCCGAGCACGGCGTGATCGCGGCGATCGGCCACACCGACGCCACGTACGAGCAGACGAAGGCCGCCATCGACGCCGGCGCCACCGTCGCCACGCACCTCTACAACGCCATGCCCGGCCTCGGCCACCGCGCCCCCGGCCCCATCGCCGCCCTCCTGGAGGACGAGCGGATCACCGTCGAGCTGATCAACGACGGCACGCATCTGCACCCGGCCTCCTTCGAGCTGGCCTTCCACCACGCGGGCGCCGACCGCGTCGCCCTGATCACGGACGCGATGGACGCGGCGGGCTTCGGCGACGGCACCTACCACCTGGGCCCGCTGGAGGTCGAGGTGAAGGACGGCGTCGCCCGGCTCGCCGAGGGCGGCTCCATCGCCGGGTCCACGCTGACCCTGGACCGCGCGTTCAAGCGGTCGGTGACCGTCGACGGGCTGCCCGTCGAGGACGTCGTCGCCGCGATCTCCGCGAACCCCGCCAAGCTCCTCGGCATGTACGACCGCATCGGCTCCCTGGAGCCCGGCAAGGACGCGGACATCGTGGTCCTGGACGCCGAGTTCGACCTCAAGGGCGTACTGCGCAAGGGCGAGTGGGTCATCGAGCCGTAA
- a CDS encoding ROK family protein has product MRHVIALDVGGTGMKAALVGADGTLLHEARRPTGRDRGPDAVVESIVEFAADLRAHGVAHLGEPAAAAGVAVPGIVDADHGIAVYAANLGWSDVPLRDLLSARLEGIPVALGHDVRTGGLAEGRLGAGKGADRFLFVPLGTGIAGAIGINGTIEPGAHGSAGEIGHIVVRPGGPPCGCGQRGCLERLASASAVSKAWAEASGDPAADAADCAKAVRSGDPRALAVWHDAVQALADGLLTALTLLDPHTLIIGGGLAEAGETLFTPLRAAVAARVVEFQTLPEIVPAALGDAAGCLGAGLLAWDLLEATEQTPAAPATPAAPTARPTTGATTGATADATTDVTADATAEAAPTNPATPTPRR; this is encoded by the coding sequence GTGAGACATGTCATCGCCCTGGACGTGGGCGGCACAGGAATGAAGGCCGCCCTGGTCGGGGCGGACGGCACGCTGCTGCACGAGGCCCGCCGCCCGACCGGCCGCGACCGCGGCCCGGACGCCGTGGTCGAGTCGATCGTCGAGTTCGCGGCCGACCTGAGGGCCCACGGCGTGGCGCACCTGGGCGAACCGGCGGCAGCGGCCGGCGTGGCCGTACCCGGCATCGTGGACGCCGACCACGGCATCGCGGTGTACGCGGCCAACCTCGGCTGGTCCGACGTACCGCTGCGCGACCTCCTGAGCGCCCGCCTGGAAGGCATCCCCGTTGCGCTCGGCCACGACGTCCGCACGGGCGGCCTCGCCGAGGGCCGACTCGGCGCGGGCAAAGGCGCCGACCGCTTCCTCTTCGTCCCCCTGGGCACCGGCATCGCCGGCGCCATCGGCATCAACGGCACCATCGAGCCCGGCGCCCACGGCTCCGCGGGCGAGATCGGCCACATCGTCGTACGCCCCGGCGGTCCCCCGTGCGGCTGCGGCCAGCGCGGCTGCCTGGAGCGCCTCGCGTCCGCGTCCGCGGTGAGCAAGGCCTGGGCGGAGGCCAGCGGCGACCCGGCGGCCGACGCGGCGGACTGCGCGAAGGCGGTCCGCTCCGGCGACCCCCGCGCCCTCGCCGTCTGGCACGACGCGGTCCAGGCCCTCGCCGACGGCCTGCTCACGGCCCTCACCCTCCTGGACCCGCACACCCTGATCATCGGTGGCGGCCTCGCGGAGGCCGGGGAAACCTTGTTCACACCGCTGCGCGCGGCCGTCGCCGCCCGCGTGGTCGAGTTCCAGACGCTGCCGGAGATCGTTCCGGCGGCGCTCGGTGACGCGGCGGGCTGCCTGGGCGCGGGCCTGCTCGCGTGGGACCTGCTCGAAGCCACCGAGCAGACCCCGGCCGCCCCGGCCACTCCGGCCGCCCCCACCGCACGACCCACGACCGGCGCCACGACCGGCGCCACAGCCGACGCGACGACCGATGTCACAGCCGACGCCACGGCCGAAGCCGCCCCCACCAACCCCGCGACCCCGACCCCCCGGAGGTAA
- a CDS encoding extracellular solute-binding protein produces the protein MTALLAGCGGDSGDSGDVTLKLVAADYGDSAANSSKKYWGELTKKFEAEHPGIKVDVTVHSWTDVDREVKQMVKDGNAPDLAQIGAYADYAAQNKLYSADDLLSIPTQADFLAPLAKAGEVNRVQYGMPFAASTRLLFFNEKLFKSAGIKPPQSWTQLQAAAQKLKARGVKIPYALPLGPEEAQAETMQWLLSGGGGYTDNVDSYDIDSKQNVQTFDWLKNELVGKGLTGPTPPGKLNRAEAFAAFTRGDVGMLNGHPTLMQMASKKGLKYGMVPMPGVNGKAQSTMGVADWMMAFKQNGHRKEIGEFLNFVYSTKNVLDFSREYDLLPVTTSASQEMSDNKEDSAKLGQFLEELPASQLYPVGKTSWAQVSVQIKKYIGRTVEENGDPETILGQIESKAAAEESAR, from the coding sequence ATGACGGCGCTGCTCGCCGGCTGCGGCGGCGACTCCGGTGACTCCGGTGACGTCACCCTCAAGCTCGTGGCCGCCGACTACGGCGACTCCGCCGCCAACAGCTCCAAGAAGTACTGGGGCGAGCTGACGAAGAAGTTCGAGGCGGAGCACCCGGGCATCAAGGTCGACGTGACCGTGCACTCCTGGACGGACGTCGACCGCGAGGTCAAGCAGATGGTGAAGGACGGGAACGCCCCCGACCTCGCCCAGATCGGCGCGTACGCCGACTACGCCGCGCAGAACAAGCTGTACTCCGCCGACGACCTGCTCTCCATCCCCACCCAGGCCGACTTCCTCGCCCCGCTCGCGAAGGCCGGCGAGGTGAACCGGGTGCAGTACGGCATGCCGTTCGCCGCGTCCACGCGCCTGCTCTTCTTCAACGAGAAGCTGTTCAAGAGCGCCGGGATCAAGCCGCCGCAGAGCTGGACCCAGCTCCAGGCCGCCGCGCAGAAGCTGAAGGCGCGCGGCGTGAAGATCCCGTACGCGCTGCCGCTCGGCCCGGAGGAGGCGCAGGCCGAGACGATGCAGTGGCTGCTCAGCGGGGGCGGCGGCTACACCGACAACGTCGACTCGTACGACATCGACTCCAAGCAGAACGTACAGACCTTCGACTGGCTGAAGAACGAGCTGGTCGGCAAGGGGCTCACCGGCCCGACGCCGCCCGGGAAGCTGAACCGCGCCGAGGCCTTCGCCGCGTTCACGCGCGGTGACGTCGGCATGCTCAACGGGCACCCCACGCTGATGCAGATGGCCTCGAAGAAGGGCCTGAAGTACGGCATGGTGCCGATGCCCGGCGTCAACGGCAAGGCCCAGTCCACGATGGGTGTCGCGGACTGGATGATGGCCTTCAAGCAGAACGGCCACCGCAAGGAGATCGGCGAGTTCCTCAACTTCGTCTACAGCACGAAGAACGTCCTGGACTTCTCCCGCGAGTACGACCTGCTGCCCGTCACGACGTCGGCGTCGCAGGAGATGTCGGACAACAAGGAAGACTCCGCGAAGCTCGGCCAGTTCCTGGAGGAGCTGCCCGCCTCGCAGCTGTACCCGGTCGGCAAGACGTCCTGGGCGCAGGTCTCCGTGCAGATCAAGAAGTACATCGGCAGGACCGTCGAGGAGAACGGCGACCCCGAGACCATCCTCGGGCAGATCGAGTCGAAGGCGGCCGCGGAGGAGAGCGCGCGGTGA
- a CDS encoding DUF3263 domain-containing protein, translating into MTDDAQTGPGELSGRAKDVLALERRNWAGPGAKERAIREELGLAPVRYYQILNALLDDERALAHDPVTVNRLRRVRQARRAER; encoded by the coding sequence ATGACGGACGACGCGCAGACCGGTCCCGGGGAGCTCTCCGGGCGGGCCAAGGACGTGCTCGCCCTGGAGCGGCGCAACTGGGCCGGGCCCGGAGCCAAGGAGCGGGCCATCCGGGAGGAGCTGGGGCTCGCCCCCGTCCGCTACTACCAGATCCTGAACGCCCTCCTCGACGACGAACGGGCCCTCGCCCACGATCCGGTCACCGTGAACCGACTGCGACGGGTTCGGCAGGCGCGGCGCGCCGAGCGTTGA
- the otsB gene encoding trehalose-phosphatase, whose product MGDPTHSPPHSLPQPSTPAGRDGLAALLARPERAVIALDFDGTLAPIVPDPERARAHPDAVPALAALAPKVRSVAVVTGRPAGVAVRYGGFAGVPGLEHLVVLGHYGAERWDAVTGTVQAAEPHPGVAAVRAELPGFLDAIGAWHGTWIEEKGRAVAVHTRRARDPQAAFDALRGPLGELAARHGLIVEPGRLVLELRPPGVDKGGALVDYVREVGAETVLYAGDDLGDVPAFTAVDKLRSDGEVRGLLVCSGSPEVTELADRADVVTEGPAGVVALLSALAHQLR is encoded by the coding sequence ATGGGTGACCCGACGCACTCCCCGCCGCACTCCTTGCCGCAGCCGTCCACTCCCGCCGGGCGGGACGGACTCGCCGCGCTTCTGGCCCGGCCCGAACGCGCAGTGATCGCTCTGGACTTCGACGGCACGCTGGCGCCGATCGTGCCCGATCCCGAGCGGGCGCGGGCCCATCCCGACGCGGTGCCCGCGCTGGCCGCGCTCGCCCCGAAGGTCCGCTCCGTCGCCGTCGTCACCGGGCGGCCCGCGGGCGTCGCCGTCCGCTACGGCGGGTTCGCCGGGGTCCCCGGGCTCGAACACCTCGTCGTGCTCGGGCACTACGGTGCCGAGCGGTGGGACGCCGTCACCGGGACCGTGCAGGCCGCCGAGCCGCATCCCGGCGTCGCCGCCGTGCGGGCCGAACTGCCCGGGTTCCTGGACGCGATCGGGGCGTGGCACGGGACCTGGATCGAGGAGAAGGGGCGGGCCGTCGCCGTGCACACGCGGCGGGCGCGGGATCCGCAGGCCGCGTTCGACGCGTTGCGGGGGCCGCTCGGGGAGCTGGCCGCGCGCCACGGGCTGATCGTCGAACCCGGGCGTCTCGTCCTCGAACTGCGGCCGCCCGGCGTCGACAAGGGGGGCGCTCTTGTCGACTACGTACGTGAGGTGGGCGCCGAGACCGTCCTGTACGCCGGGGACGACCTCGGGGACGTGCCCGCCTTCACCGCCGTGGACAAGCTGCGGTCGGACGGGGAGGTGCGGGGGCTCCTCGTGTGCAGCGGGAGCCCCGAGGTCACGGAGCTGGCCGACCGCGCGGACGTGGTGACCGAGGGCCCCGCCGGCGTGGTCGCCCTCCTGTCGGCCCTGGCACACCAACTGCGCTGA
- a CDS encoding alpha,alpha-trehalose-phosphate synthase (UDP-forming), translating to MASEQVGTAQVLVASNRGPVTYSLSADGTLDAKRGGGGLVSGLSAVGDEADALWVCSALGDGDREAVRRGVGEPGVRMLDIDAAVHAEAYNGVANSVLWFVHHMLYQTPLEPAFGPEFRAQWAAYETYNQAFADALAREAAPGAAVLVQDYHLALVPGMLRELRPDLRIGHFSHTPWAPVDYFRLLPDDIAEQLLRGMLGADRLGFLTGRWADAFTACCVAVLGGTSGTRIGVHGLGADADFLRERAGRPDVEERLAALREQIGPDRKVIVRVDRTELSKNIVRGLRAYEQLLAERPEWRERVVHVAFAYPSRQDLDVYRAYTAEVSRVAEAINSAYGTAGWTPVVLHVKDDFARSLAAYRLADVALVNPIRDGMNLVAKEVPVVSDEGCALVLSREAGAYEELSEDALTVNPYDVSATASALHEALLMPPAERAERTKRLAAAATALPPTQWFLDQLHALTPA from the coding sequence ATGGCTTCCGAGCAGGTGGGCACAGCCCAGGTCCTCGTCGCGTCCAACCGCGGCCCGGTGACGTACTCCCTCAGTGCCGACGGCACGCTCGACGCCAAGCGCGGCGGCGGCGGGCTCGTCTCCGGGCTCAGCGCCGTCGGCGACGAGGCCGACGCCCTGTGGGTGTGCTCGGCGCTCGGCGACGGCGACCGGGAGGCCGTGCGGCGCGGGGTCGGCGAGCCGGGCGTGCGGATGCTCGACATCGACGCCGCCGTGCACGCCGAGGCGTACAACGGCGTCGCGAACTCCGTGCTGTGGTTCGTGCACCACATGCTGTACCAGACGCCCCTCGAACCAGCCTTCGGGCCGGAGTTCCGCGCCCAGTGGGCCGCGTACGAGACGTACAACCAGGCCTTCGCCGACGCCCTCGCCCGCGAGGCCGCGCCCGGCGCCGCCGTCCTCGTCCAGGACTACCACCTGGCCCTCGTGCCCGGCATGCTCCGCGAACTCCGCCCCGACCTGCGCATCGGGCACTTCTCGCACACGCCCTGGGCGCCCGTCGACTACTTCCGGCTCCTGCCCGACGACATCGCCGAGCAGCTCCTGCGCGGGATGCTCGGCGCGGACCGGCTCGGCTTCCTCACCGGGCGCTGGGCGGACGCCTTCACGGCCTGCTGCGTGGCGGTGCTCGGCGGCACGTCCGGGACCCGGATCGGGGTGCACGGGCTCGGGGCCGACGCGGACTTCCTGCGGGAGCGGGCGGGGCGCCCGGACGTCGAGGAGCGCCTCGCCGCGCTGCGGGAGCAGATCGGGCCCGACCGGAAGGTCATCGTCCGGGTGGACCGGACCGAGCTGTCCAAGAACATCGTGCGCGGGCTGCGCGCCTACGAACAGCTCCTCGCCGAGCGGCCCGAGTGGCGGGAGCGGGTCGTGCACGTCGCCTTCGCCTACCCCTCGCGGCAGGACCTCGACGTCTACCGCGCGTACACCGCGGAGGTGTCGCGGGTCGCCGAGGCCATCAACTCCGCGTACGGCACGGCCGGGTGGACGCCGGTCGTCCTCCACGTCAAGGACGACTTCGCCCGTTCCCTGGCCGCGTACCGGCTCGCCGACGTCGCTCTCGTCAACCCCATCCGGGACGGCATGAACCTCGTCGCCAAGGAGGTTCCCGTCGTCTCCGACGAGGGGTGCGCGCTCGTCCTCTCCCGGGAGGCCGGGGCCTACGAGGAGCTGTCCGAGGACGCGCTCACGGTCAACCCGTACGACGTGTCCGCGACGGCGTCCGCGCTCCACGAGGCCCTCCTGATGCCCCCCGCGGAGCGGGCGGAGCGCACCAAGCGCCTGGCCGCAGCCGCGACCGCCCTCCCCCCGACCCAGTGGTTCCTGGACCAGCTCCACGCCCTGACCCCCGCCTGA
- a CDS encoding glucosyl-3-phosphoglycerate synthase, with translation MLEEVERWLSRRSWSVADRAPGALTAAKRALGTSVSVVLPALDEEETVGGIVAEIRRELMEKVKLVDELVVIDSGSADRTAEVAAAAGARVVHRDEILPRLPAVPGKGEVLWRSLLVTRGDVVAFVDADLKEFSADFVSGIVGPLLTEPDVQFVKAMYDRPMTVSDGPAAEGPASGATAGQGGRVTELMARPLLNMHWPQLAGFVQPLGGEYAARRSLLERLPFPVGYGVELGLLVDALHTVGLDALAQVDVGVRRHRHQDGQALGRMAAAIYRTAQLRLARAHLVRPELTQFVRGEHGFEPRTYAVDTEERPPMAEVAEYAERRVA, from the coding sequence GTGCTGGAAGAGGTCGAGCGCTGGCTCAGCAGGCGTTCCTGGTCCGTCGCCGACCGGGCGCCCGGCGCCCTGACAGCCGCCAAGCGCGCTCTCGGCACCTCGGTGAGCGTGGTGCTGCCCGCCCTCGACGAGGAGGAGACGGTCGGCGGGATCGTCGCCGAGATCCGTCGTGAGCTGATGGAGAAGGTCAAGCTCGTCGACGAGCTCGTGGTGATCGACTCCGGCTCCGCGGACCGCACGGCCGAGGTGGCCGCGGCCGCCGGGGCCCGGGTGGTGCACCGGGACGAGATCCTGCCGAGGCTGCCCGCCGTCCCCGGCAAGGGCGAGGTCCTGTGGCGCTCCCTCCTGGTCACCCGCGGTGACGTCGTGGCGTTCGTGGACGCGGACCTGAAGGAGTTCTCGGCGGACTTCGTCTCCGGCATCGTGGGACCGCTGCTCACGGAGCCGGACGTGCAGTTCGTGAAGGCGATGTACGACCGCCCGATGACGGTGTCCGACGGCCCCGCGGCCGAGGGCCCGGCGTCCGGCGCGACGGCCGGGCAGGGCGGCCGGGTCACCGAACTGATGGCGCGGCCCCTGCTGAACATGCACTGGCCGCAGCTCGCGGGGTTCGTACAGCCGCTCGGCGGCGAGTACGCGGCCCGCAGGTCGCTCCTGGAACGCCTCCCCTTCCCCGTCGGGTACGGCGTGGAGCTCGGCCTGCTCGTCGACGCGCTGCACACCGTCGGCCTGGACGCGCTCGCGCAGGTCGACGTCGGGGTGCGCAGGCACCGGCACCAGGACGGGCAGGCGCTCGGCCGGATGGCGGCGGCGATCTACCGCACCGCGCAGCTGCGGCTCGCCCGCGCCCATCTCGTCCGCCCCGAGCTGACCCAGTTCGTCCGCGGCGAGCACGGCTTCGAACCGCGGACGTACGCGGTGGACACGGAGGAGCGGCCGCCGATGGCGGAGGTCGCGGAGTACGCGGAGCGGCGGGTGGCCTGA